One genomic window of Solanum dulcamara chromosome 12, daSolDulc1.2, whole genome shotgun sequence includes the following:
- the LOC129876765 gene encoding glycosyltransferase-like At2g41451, which produces MELSQLTMRDYMNSELSKQKMSPIKLQFQLCMNHLSLCIYIQKKKKTVSYRNSSFSLNSPMAGVFSTLKPTTISSSSFLFQSSSVFASRLLYLLTIISLSLAAFAFVLQWRGGLPDPSSRWIPEDDPDKFRGVGGSKPVRVSSSSSGCEDILGQSRTPSFPYFRDWKFNSGSSSSESELRPKISITTSTSAGLEQILPWMFYHKVIGITNFFLFVEGKAASPNVSKVLKSIPGVRVIYRTKELEDVQAKSRIWNETWLAGFFYQPCNHELFVKQTLNMEMAIVMAREAGVDWIIHLDTDELIHPAGTSEYSLRRLLADLPKDVDMVIFPNYESSVETDDVKEPFSEVSMFKKNYDHLTKETYFGNYKEATRGNPNYFLTYGNGKSAARVQDHLRPNGAHRWHNYMKSPKEIKLEEAAVLHYTYPKFSDLTSRRDRCGCKPTKEDVKRCFMLEFDRAAFIIASTLTEEEMLRWYREHVVWTDKTLIRKLIKKGILTRIYTPMAIIQGLKESGIFVSVIASAHRDIIKEESLSSTGNRNASTYPHITDTFPRKMGRILEPQATTRKFLEFSGTDRPAIPPESPPGMDGILTYTKYLLNNSSS; this is translated from the exons ATGGAATTATCCCAATTGACGATGAGAGATTACATGAATTCGGAATTATCAAAGCAAAAAATGTCTCCTATAAAGCTTCAGTTTCAACTCTGCATGAACCATCTCTCtctgtgtatatatatacaaaaaaaaaaaaaaaccgtTTCTTATAGaaattcttcattttctttgaaTTCTCCAATGGCGGGTGTTTTCTCTACTCTAAAACCCACCaccatttcttcttcttcttttttgtttcaatCATCCTCTGTTTTTGCTTCTCGTTTGCTCTATTTACTCACAATTATCTCCCTATCGCTTGCCGCTTTCGCTTTCGTTCTTCAATGGCGTGGTGGGTTACCCGACCCGAGTAGCCGATGGATACCCGAAGATGATCCAGATAAGTTTCGGGGCGTGGGCGGGTCGAAACCCGTACGTGTATCGTCTTCTTCCTCTGGTTGTGAAGATATCCTTGGACAGAGCCGTACGCCTTCGTTTCCGTATTTCAGGGATTGGAAGTTTAATTCCGGGTCTTCTTCATCCGAATCGGAACTCAGGCCCAAG ATATCAATCACTACAAGTACGTCCGCTGGTTTAGAGCAGATCCTACCCTGGATGTTTTATCATAAGGTTATTGGCATAACAAACTTTTTCCTGTTTGTGGAGGGAAAAGCTGCATCTCCCAATGTATCTAAAGTGCTAAAATCCATTCCG GGAGTAAGAGTTATATATAGAACAAAAGAGCTAGAGGATGTACAAGCCAAAAG TCGGATTTGGAACGAAACTTGGCTGGCTGGATTCTTCTACCAACCATGCAACCACGAGTTATTTGTTAAGCAGACTCTTAACATGGAAATGGCCATCGTCATGGCAAGG GAAGCTGGTGTGGACTGGATCATTCATCTTGATACCGATGAGCTAATACATCCAGCTGGAACTAGTGAGTATTCTTTACGGAGACTTCTGGCAGATTTACCCAAAGATGTTGATATGGTCATCTTTCCTAATTAT GAGAGCAGTGTTGAGACAGACGATGTGAAAGAACCTTTTAGTGAA GTCTCGATGTTCAAGAAGAATTATGACCATCTCACAAAAGAAACGTACTTTGGAAACTACAAGGAAGCTACTCGTGGTAATCCTAACTACTTTTTGACTTATGGAAATGGCAAATCAGCTGCACGAGTTCAAGATCATCTTCGTCCTAATGGTGCTCATAGATGGCACAACTACATGAAAAGTCCAAA AGAAATCAAACTGGAAGAGGCTGCTGTTCTACACTACACATACCCCAAGTTTTCAGATTTAACTTCACGACGAGATCGTTGTGGATGTAAACCTACAAAAGAAGATGTGAAAAGATGCTTTATGCTAGAATTCGACAGAGCT GCTTTTATAATAGCTTCAACTCTGACGGAGGAGGAGATGCTTCGCTG GTACCGTGAACATGTTGTTTGGACAGATAAAACACTCATCCGGAAGCTTATCAAGAAGGGCATATTGACGCGCATATATACTCCCATG GCCATTATACAGGGTTTGAAGGAATCTGGCATTTTCGTTTCTGTTATTGCTTCAGCACATAGAGATATCATAAAAGAAGAGTCATTATCTTCTACTGGAAACAGAAATGCTTCCACATATCCTCATATTACTGACACTTTTCCGAGAAAGATGGGTCGTATATTGGAACCTCAAGCAACTACAAGGAAATTCCTGGAATTTAGCGGAACTGATCGTCCAGCAATTCCACCCGAATCACCTCCTGGCATGGATGGAATTCTCACCTATACAAAATACCTTCTGAACAATAGTTCTTCTTGA
- the LOC129876786 gene encoding UPF0481 protein At3g47200-like has translation MEGHTGQQEDLFVEIDQKTDDQAYSDGEAASCTTDGNEIVNIIVTSDPILQAGSMPRRYTYSWRRRIQKVLPLLKMDEYNRHEYDPKVVSLGPYHHGKPELQLAEDFKHIAVEMFVSGSSKDVAYFYNKLLEVVDNARSCYVDGSTDKYNDHEFAIMMLLDACFIINHIELSTTDRYNKLRTTRHHLGMLALSTTVRDMFLLENQIPFWILKLLISLRYDKDEGEELLEMFLNFTLFGEYEQKGEMSYNHVEEPLHLLEAFRTRLVSQQSEVRNFHRTCTPQWLKRKKSISNDRVNMKSYIHSFRSVTDLKAKGIHFKPSCSHSLKDIKFKSRYFYGQLVLPTWYVSIYTKAFFLNMIAYEMCPNTVTDRAVTSYVYFMKSLIESPRDVKELREKQILFNMLGSDEEVARMYKEINTYGVNNAHIFYNVKEKIQEHYHNKAKTWIAELIHTYFRSPWTALALLAATFLLCLTFTQTYFTINPNLRS, from the coding sequence atggaaGGACATACAGGACAACAGGAGGACTTATTTGTAGAAATTGATCAAAAAACAGATGATCAAGCATATAGTGATGGTGAAGCAGCATCCTGTACAACAGATGGGAATGAAATAGTGAATATTATTGTCACATCTGATCCAATTTTGCAAGCAGGATCTATGCCAAGACGGTATACATACTCATGGAGAAGGCGAATACAGAAAGTTCTACCTCTATTGAAGATGGATGAATACAACAGACACGAGTATGATCCAAAAGTAGTTTCATTAGGACCTTACCATCATGGTAAGCCAGAGCTGCAGCTAGCAGAGGACTTCAAACATATAGCCGTTGAAATGTTTGTTTCGGGTAGCAGCAAAGACGTAGCTTATTTCTATAACAAGCTACTAGAAGTTGTTGACAATGCAAGAAGTTGTTATGTTGATGGCTCCACAGACAAGTACAATGATCATGAATTTGCCATAATGATGCTTCTTGATGCCTGCTTTATTATCAACCACATCGAGCTCAGCACAACGGATAGGTATAACAAACTCAGAACCACCAGGCACCATCTTGGAATGTTGGCGTTATCAACAACAGTTCGTGACATGTTTTTGCTTGAGAACCAAATCCCATTTTGGATTCTGAAGCTCTTGATCAGCTTACGATATGACAAAGATGAAGGAGAAGAATTGCTCGAGATGTTCTTGAATTTCACCCTTTTTGGTGAATATGAACAAAAAGGGGAAATGAGTTACAACCACGTCGAAGAGCCTCTCCATCTTCTTGAAGCATTTAGAACAAGACTTGTCTCACAACAAAGTGAAGTCAGGAACTTTCATCGTACTTGCACACCTCAATGgctaaaaaggaagaaaagtaTCAGCAATGATCGCGTTAATATGAAAAGTTACATTCACTCCTTTCGTTCAGTAACCGATCTCAAAGCAAAAGGTATTCACTTCAAGCCTAGCTGCTCTCATTCACTAAAGGacataaaattcaaatcaagATACTTCTATGGACAACTTGTACTTCCAACCTGGTATGTTTCTATCTACACAAAGGCATTCTTCTTGAACATGATAGCCTATGAGATGTGTCCAAATACTGTTACTGATCGCGCTGTGACATCATACGTGTACTTCATGAAATCACTAATCGAGAGCCCAAGGGACGTTAAAGAACTACGCGAAAAGCAGATACTATTCAACATGCTTGGTAGCGACGAGGAAGTAGCAAGAATGTATAAAGAGATCAATACATATGGAGTGAACAACGCGCATATTTTCTACAATGtgaaagaaaaaattcaagaacacTATCATAACAAGGCAAAAACATGGATAGCTGAGCTGATACACACTTACTTTAGGAGTCCATGGACTGCTTTAGCATTACTTGCAGCTACTTTCTTGCTTTGCTTAACTTTTACTCAAACCTATTTTACAATAAATCCCAATCTTAGATCATGA
- the LOC129876727 gene encoding protein IQ-DOMAIN 12-like, producing MGRMRNWFTFVKRLSIPETEPIADQKKPKKWKCCFLKKFKLRKVITSAPQQTLTEAKEQQRKHAFAVAIATAAAAEAAVAAANAAADVIRLTNAPNEFKRKRKQAAIKIQSAYRAHLAKKALSALKGLVKLQAVIRGEIVRGRLVAKLKFMLPLNQKPKTRVYQIKLPTLEDYHDNNDKKLINSPREIMKSKELKLKCKRLRTSDFNLALEQDSEALWSRREEAIGKREHLMKYSFSLRERRNDRTLQEVLTSKQNRRSYRFDQLAELEAPRKAGLFEKLRSFRDSNVPLADMNGMTQLQVRKMHREDCIEDLYSPSSFPRRSFSNVKRKSNVDVNSLPSSPIFPTYMAATESAKAKTRSMSTPKQHLRLHETLLGQHSPYNLKISSWRLTNGEMYDCARKSRTSSR from the exons ATGGGAAGGATGAGAAACTGGTTTACCTTTGTCAAGAGACTTTCCATTCCTGAAACAGAACCAATAGCTGATCAAAAG AAACCAAAGAAATGGAAATGTTGCTTTTTGAAAAAGTTCAAGTTGAGGAAAGTCATAACATCAGCTCCTCAGCAAACATTAACTGAGGCGAAAGAACAACAAAGAAAACATGCTTTTGCAGTTGCTATAGCAACAGCAGCAGCTGCTGAGGCTGCTGTAGCTGCTGCCAATGCTGCTGCTGATGTTATCCGTCTAACGAATGCTCCAAATGAATTCAAAAGGAAACGCAAACAAGCTGCCATTAAAATCCAAAGTGCTTATCGTGCTCACCTG GCCAAGAAAGCATTAAGTGCTCTAAAGGGTCTTGTGAAACTTCAAGCAGTGATTAGAGGTGAAATTGTCAGAGGAAGACTCGTTGCCAAATTGAAGTTCATGCTGCCACTTAATCAAAAGCCAAAAACAAGAGTTTATCAAATTAAACTCCCTACTTTAGAAGATTATCATGACAATAATGACAAGAAACTCATCAATAGTCCAAGGGAAATTATGAAATCTAAAGAACTAAAG CTTAAATGCAAGAGACTTAGGACTTCGGATTTCAACTTGGCTTTAGAACAAGACAGTGAAGCCTTATGGTCAAGAAGAGAAGAAGCCATTGGCAAACGAGAGCATTTGATGAAATACTCGTTTTCACTCAGG GAGAGAAGAAACGATCGAACTTTACAAGAAGTATTAACCAGCAAGCAAAACAGAAGAAGCTACAGATTTGATCAGTTGGCAGAACTTGAGGCACCAAGAAAAGCAGGgttatttgagaaattgagatcaTTTAGAGACTCAAATGTTCCTCTAGCTGATATGAATGGGATGACACAACTTCAAGTGAGAAAAATGCATAGAGAAGATTGTATAGAGGACCTATATTCTCCTTCTTCATTTCCAAGAAGATCATTTTCTAATGTAAAACGAAAATCGAACGTTGATGTCAACTCATTACCAAGTTCTCCTATATTTCCTACTTACATGGCTGCCACAGAATCTGCAAAGGCAAAAACAAGGTCAATGAGCACACCGAAGCAACACCTAAGGTTACACGAGACATTGTTAGGTCAACATTCTCCTTATAACCTCAAGATTTCTTCTTGGAGATTAACTAATGGTGAAATGTATGACTGTGCCAGAAAGAGCAGAACTTCTAGCAGGTAG
- the LOC129877541 gene encoding DNA repair protein recA homolog 2, mitochondrial, protein MVLQFLRFISSSSRCFSVFPFSSHKPQNGMAWRRMLSAYASSAEGEFDEIQDDNKTSEKATALHSALSQLEGDFCKESRLSLQRFFGARRIHVIPTGSLRLDLALGLGGLPKGRMVEIYGQEASGKTTLALHVIREAQKLGGYCAYLDVENGMNPSLAEAIGVNVENLLISQPDSAENLLSIVNTLTKSGSMDVIVVDSVAALVPQLELDATLCDSPKGLQSKIMTQALRKIHYSLGNSSTLIIFINQVRRSSKGLVRGSTCMDEVTCGGNALPFYAAIRLRTIRKQLLTTRDKITGLGICVKVVKNKLAPAATEAELSIQYGGGFCIKSEVLELACEREVILKEGGSYFIDGQVLNSRQDAEDYLASNSDILAKIVETLRDQLFVNNNGQKKSD, encoded by the exons ATGGTGCTTCAATTTCTTCGTTTCATTTCCTCCTCCTCTCGTTGCTTTTCTGTTTTCCCCTTCTCTTCCCACAAACCCCAG AATGGAATGGCTTGGAGAAGGATGCTTAGTGCTTATGCATCTTCAGCAG AAGGTGAATTTGATGAAATCCAAGATGACAATAAAACATCAGAGAAAGCCACTGCACTGCATTCGGCCCTCTCGCAGCTTGAAGGCGATTTTTGCAAAGAATCAAGGTTGTCCTTGCAGCGCTTCTTTGGTGCCAGACGTATTCATGTAATACCTACGGGCTCATTGAGGCTTGATCTAGCACTTGGTCTTGGAGGACTACCCAAG GGAAGAATGGTTGAAATTTATGGACAAGAAGCATCTGGGAAGACAACACTTGCCCTTCATGTAATTAGAGAGGCTCAAAAGCTTGGAG GTTATTGTGCATATCTGGATGTCGAAAATGGAATGAACCCCTCTCTTGCCGAAGCAATAGGGGTTAATGTAGAAAATCTCCTTATTTCACAGCCAGATTCTGCTGAGAATTTGCTGAGTATTGTCAATACCCTTACAAAAAGTGGATCCATGGATGTAATCGTGGTTGATAGT gTGGCAGCTCTTGTTCCCCAACTTGAGCTTGATGCTACGTTATGTGACTCTCCTAAAGGCTTGCAATCAAAGATTATGACACAAGCACTACGTAAAATTCATTATTCGTTAGGCAACTCTAGCAcactaattattttcattaatcaG GTAAGAAGATCTAGCAAAGGATTAGTTCGAGGCTCCACGTGTATGGATGAAGTAACTTGTGGTGGAAATGCTTTGCCTTTTTATGCTGCCATACGGCTTAGAACTATTAGAAAACAATTGCTTACGACCAGGGATAAG ATTACTGGTCTTGGGATCTGTGTAAAGGTGGTTAAAAATAAGCTAGCTCCTGCAGCTACAGAAGCTGAACTGAGCATACAGTATGGCGGAGGCTTTTGCATTAAATCTGAGGTTTTGGAATTGGCTTGTGAACGTGAAGTCATTCTGAAAGAAGGAGGGAGCTACTTCATAGATGGACAGGTTTTAAATAGTAGGCAGGACGCTGAAGATTATCTAGCTTCGAATAGTGACATTTTAGCTAAGATAGTTGAAACTTTAAGAGATCAGCTATTTGTGAACAATAACGGACAAAAGAAATCTGATTAG
- the LOC129877230 gene encoding protein FATTY ACID EXPORT 1, chloroplastic-like: MSLAISQLSCFSSINRRLVQFHSRPLHPCSTFPLKVTAMSNDGHGTDESSLKSRTTLSYATDSSKPLNGTSSNSYSTPEDYVTGKEINEPVQENSSSQPKKAAKIHDFCLGIPFGGLVFTGGLIGFIFSRNPSTLSSGVLFGGALLALSTISMKVWREGKTSFPFILGQAVLAAALLWKNMQTFSLTGKLFPTGFFAALSAAMFCFYSYVILSGGNPPPKKLKTSTSGAY, encoded by the exons ATGTCTTTGGCAATCTCTCAGCTTTCTTGCTTTTCTTCAATCAATCGCAGATTAGTACAGTTTCACAGTAGACCATTGCACCCATGTTCTACTTTTCCCCTAAAG GTTACTGCTATGAGTAACGATGGGCATGGCACAGATGAATCCAGTTTAAAGAGCAGGACCACTTTAAGTTATGCAACAGATTCATCAAAGCCACTTAATGGGACTTCATCAAACTCATATTCTACACCAGAAGACTATGTTACTGGTAAAGAAATAAACGAGCCAGTGCAAGAGAACTCCAGCAGCCAGCCAAAAAAGGCAGCAAAAATTCATGATTTTTGCTTAGGAATTCCCTTTG GTGGTCTTGTTTTCACGGGAGGACTTATTGGTTTTATTTTCTCAAGGAATCCTTCCACATTAAGCAGTGGTGTTCTTTTCGGAGGTGCATTATTGGCCCTCAGCACTATTAGCATGAAGGTGTGGCGAGAAGGGAAAACTAGCTTTCCGTTCATATTGGGTCAAGCAG TACTTGCTGCTGCCCTTCTGTGGAAAAATATGCAGACCTTCTCACTG ACGGGAAAATTGTTTCCTACTGGCTTCTTTGCTGCCCTCAG TGCTGCAATGTTCTGCTTCTACTCTTATGTGATACTGTCTGGGGGTAATCCACCACCCAAGAAGTTGAAGACATCTACATCAGGAGCATATTAG